TAGCACTCATAACACTCGACATTTCTGATTTGGTCTAGACAGTTAAGTCTAATTTATAAGTTAGTAATCAATCattagtccctgtggattcgatttTGTTATTACTTGACGACGCTTCCATGCACTTGCTAATTTACCACATATCAAAGAGGTATTTATATACCTCTTCATTAAGGCTTGAGGAACAAGCAAAGGTCCAAGCCCATATCACACATGTAAACCTGAATCACCTACAAGTGGTGTGAACAAAATCCAAACCCATGTCATATGATTAGACCCACCCCGCCTACAAGAGGCGTAGCCTATAAGTGCTTTCGACACGACAAATACTTTCTATATTTGCCCTTCGCCTAATCCAACCAGACTTAATCTCTTTGTCTATTTGAGGATtttattctctaacttatttttaggtttttaaaatgcaCTCGTAGTATGTGCGACCCAATATATTTACGATTATGttagtcatccataattaatcattaattatgaaTCGATCATAAGTAATAACTAATAGTACATTATGACGCCAATTGATCGAAAAATCGCagttgattatttaaatttagattaattaaagtaggattaattgattaataaatttTGGATTAGTTAGTTGTAAGGattaaatttttgttttaatattaacataaattttacttttaaatttaagttttaatttaatttatgttaagttttgatttaagttatgttttaattttaatttaagttttatttttaacgtttttttattttagtgattttaattttaatttcagtttttaattttaacatatttaattttaatgattttttaacatttttctaaaaatttaatttatgttcAAGTTACATTATACATCTCATTCGGTCTAAACTTTTTAACTCATATAATCGTATAATTTTTGTGGGACGAGTTAAGTTACTTTTTAGTGGTTATTCACTGGTGTTAGATGTTAGGTTTAAGTGTACTTTTGTATCCACCAAGCAAGCAagctgaaaatatttttcaaaaagtttatagattttttttttaaaattaatagtcAAAGATTTTTTAAGGATATGAACCATTGTTATAATAATTTTCCAAGCTtcaatgtattttttaaaatttgtaaagatatttttaaaatatttttaacatattttccaatgattttttaaaatagttttcaaaataaataaactaatttaaaattgGTAGGAGAGCTAGACAAGATTTAGATTTAACTATTTtcatagttaaaaaaaatatttttaacatttttttaaaagttgATAGCTTTTTAATGAACACTTTTTccaagatttatttaaaaatcaaatatattttttcaaagatttcccacataatttattttcaacttcaaCACTCCCCTTAATCGGACACAATTTGATTAATTTTGTTAACCATAAGGATAATCTATCTATGTGTCTTAAGGATCTAGAAATTTAATGTTGACCTAAAGATTTTGTGTTTAAGTATCAGCcaactaatttttaaagatatataaattttaaaaaaaaactatttatacATATATTTAATCAAGCATAATTGTTAAATcattattttgaagataattgtttaaaaaatctatgcattttgaaaacttttaaaaaaatatttttaattgaaaaGTCTTTATCATCTTTTCCATTTTAAATGTCTCAatacaatttttaatttaattttatcagttttattaaattgaaactaaactgaatataaaaaaaatattaactaattcatacgaaaatatttaaaaattatttttctatttcaattATATATAGGGCAGCCCAAATTATCAATGGGCCGGTGCCTGATCTTTATGTAGCCCTCTCGCGCGCCGATGTAAAAGAGAGAGAGGGAACTCAACGCAACTAACTCCAGCAGcagcgtcgtcgtcgtcgtcatccGCGTGCGTCAGCGTCAGCGATAACGGGTGCGTAGTCCTTACGCTTTCCCCTTCTTATCTATCAGACTAGGTTAGGAAGCAGCACCTGTATCCTCTTTGACGGCGCCGGCAGCGATGGACACGTACGCGATCTTTAAGGATTACCGTCTCCTCTTTGACGTTTTCGGCAGGGCGTTCGCCGAGCACTATTACCGGACGTTCGAGAGCAACCCGCAGGCGCTCGTAGGGCTCTACCTGGATTACTCCATGCTCACCTTTGAGGGCGAGAAGATCCAGGGTGCGGCTGCGATTGTCTCTAAACTCACTTCTCACCCCTTCCAGCAGTGCGCCCATGCCATCTCCACCGTCGATTGCCAACCCTCAGGATTTTCTGGTGGTGTTCTTGTCGTCGTTAACGGATTCCTCCTGCTTGGTGGCGAGCAACATCCTCGCATGTTCAGCCAggtatctctctctctctctctctttttttaaaCCTGTTTGTACATTCTAGGGTTTGTTTCTATTTCGATGGTTCCATCACCATCTATGTTTGATTAAGAAAATATAATCAAACATGTCATAGATAATTGATTGCATTTTTCGATGACTTATTTGTAAGAGTTCTTATGATTCCAGGTGCGGTTGGTATTATTCAGTCAACTTTCAAACCCAATTTTTTATGCTTTTTAAATTTCACTTTTTTAGATTACGTTCTACTGATGGCTTAAATTGAGTCCTTGGTACATCATTTTCACAAATATTGACATATGTTACCGATCATTGTTTTATGAGAACTCTCTTGCCATTTGTGATTGTTTGATATGCTAGTAAACATTCGTCAATTCCTTATAAGATTAAAATCTCATCGAAAAGGGTTTAAGATGTGTGGAGATCAGATGAATCTAGTTGGATTTGAAAGCTTTGGAGTTCATGATTTAGATGTTAGATTACTTGTATCTTTATATGATCATATTCCAGTTTTATGGTTCATTTACATAATCATCATTCTTCTTAAGATGTGTTTATCTCAACTATTTAGGAATTAGGATGCCCAGATGAATTATATCCCCCAACTATTTAGGATGGCTAGATGAATTTAATCCCCCATTTGAACATCGTTCAAGGTAACATCACAAGTAatatttaaatcaattaattcatTTTTACATTGACCGATGGTTTTCTGTCTCCATTAATCGTTTTTGAATAAAGTTATATCAACTCaatttattttctcttattttatcaCCTAATTGAGCCACACCTAATTACTTCTAACTACTagaatttcttattttgtccttTTATAGCAACTCGATATCTATTTTAGCATTTTCATCTCTATTAGATTAAATTTTGTTACAAGTTCCCTAACATCCTGAAACTTTGATCCACGAAGTATTGGCGATCAAACCAATTGtcttattaaatttccttttactgGGGCATTTGACTTTCACACAGGATCTCTTGTTTATGCTATTACATTATGTCTTTATCAATATCCCCTAGTTGACTAGAGATTCTGGGAAACTATTATAGTATTCATGTCCATCCATCTTAATCATAGTTGTCAAAAGCGCAAGACGCAAAAAAGCGCCCCAATGTCTTGGGCGCAAAGCACAAGGCGAAGCGTGGGTTTTATGGAAAAAAGTGTAATAAACAAAAGAACTATTATATCTATTAAAAGTCTTTGAAAATGTCTTTAAAAATCTAAATAGCCATAAACAAAATATTCTTTGATAAAGCTGTAGATTAttcaaaaaactaaaaataaatcaaaagtctttgaaaatgTGATAGATGAAATATTAAATATCAAAAtgatcatcttcttcatcttcattgtcCAAATCTTCGTCAACATCAGCTCCATCGCTTGATTTGTATTCATCGGTATCTTCTTCTTCAGTTTCATCATTAAGGTTAATCTCTTCTTCATCTACAAGAGTAGTTTGTGCTGAAAAATTGCTTTCTTTTTTTGCTGAAGTAGATGATGATGCTCCTTTTGAAGAAGACGCGTTTCGAGATTGAAAGTCATATGCATTTTCAACAACCCAGATGCTTGTGCTACATCACTCCAACGTAAATCTTCACCTTCATAGGCAAAATCATTATCATTGTCTTTATCGTTGTAATCCAATTTTCTTAAcaaccattcattactatcatcTATCTCTGACAAAGTAACAGGATCAATTTTATCTCGCATGTCATATTTTCGCCTCAAACCtctgttgtatttgatatatacTAAATCATTCAATTGTTGTTGAgacaacctatttcttttcttgaaatgtatcttaaaaaaaatttaaaagtaaaagatTAATTCCatgatataaattttaatatgtattaaaaaaaCTCCAACTTACATGTTTAAAAATACTCTAATTACGTTCACAGTCTGAAGAAGAGCATGTGAGGTTTAAAATCTTCATTGCAAATAATTTTAATTCAGGTATTGATGCACCATAAGAAGACCACCAATCAACTTGAAATACAAAAACATTAAATTATAAGATTAACTTTATTACCATCTAATATTGATATTGCACAATATATTATTTACAAATTTACCTGAGATTTTGATGTTTTTTGTCGGATAGCCATTGACAAACCAAAAAGTCCTTTTGCTTTTTTGTATTTTTCCAATTGATTTGTGATCTTATCTTGTAAATCCTCACCTCTCACCAATCTAGATATGCACTTGTACAAACCCTCCATCACTTCTGTATCATTTTCTATGTTAGGGCTTAAGTAAAAATACTCGGGATTCAAGAAATATTCAGCTGCGTGCAAAGGTCGATAGAGTTGAACGTTCCATCTTCTGTCAATGAATTAAAAAACGCTACGATATTTCTCTTCATTATTGTTAAATGACGCAACGATAGTTTCTTTGGCCCTATCCATTGACTCATAATATAACCCATAGGAGCCTTTTTTTCATTGTCTGCCAGCCGCAATACTTTTACCAATGGGCTACCAATTTTTAatgcaaaaatcatatttttccaaAATGAAGACATCAATATCACTACTCTACACGTTTTCTAACCAACTCTTTAGAAAATCGACTATTTGCCCACTTTTCAAATGCAAACATCTTTCTTAGATTTGCTTGTTGTACATGAAACCGCTTTAAAGTCAAAAAAGCAGTTGTGAAACGTGCCTTTTCAATTCTTACCATGTCTTGCTGTTCAAACTCTCTTATCATGCTCAATATTGGTGGTCTGTTGTAAATATAACCATTCATCATCAATGGCCGTTCATGTAATTTTCTGAGATGAGGAATTTTGAATATATCCTCAAGCAACAAATCTAAACAATGAGTTGCACAGGTCCAGTACAAGTGTGGAAATCGGTTTTCTAAAAGACGtcctgaaaaaaataaatttagacaaaaagaattaaaatatgaTCCAATTATTAATTGGAagtaactaaaatttaaaatattacctgTACTAACATTGCAGCTTGTATTATCTGTTACAATCTGAACCACATTTTTTTCTCCAATGCAatacacaaatttagaaagtaaTTCAAATGTCTTGTCAGCTGTGTGCGAATATCCTGAAGTATTAACTGATTCAACAAATACACTTTCTTTGGGACCattcattaaaaaatttataagagtCCTTTTTTTATTTGTCCATTCATTTGCCATGATTGTGCACCCAAACTTAGCATGATCTTCTTCATGTGATTTGAGAAGCAAGTTCGTATTTGTCAACTCCTTTAAATACTTAACTCTCACTTCTTGATATGATGGAGGTTTCATCCCTATTCTAAATTGTCTAATAGTTTCAATACAATGCTCAAAAGAATCATATTTAACAGCATTGAAAGGAATTCCAGCATCCTACATCCATCTTGCAAATTTCTCAATTGCATTATCTCTTAGCttctttttattttcatcaaattgtcCTTTGTTTTTTTTACACGCCTTTGTTTGACAATTTCATCATCATCTTTCATAATATAAAGATTAATAGGTCCAGCCTGTTTACACTTTTTACCTTGGACTGTAGGTTGGATGCTTGGATCAGATATTGGTCGTTTCCCTTTCACTTTAATTTGATGATCATCTTCATATTCTTCCAAATCTTTCAGATCATCAATATAATCAGAATGAGGAATATCATCTATTTGATTATTCaaattactcttttttttttttgcacgaattctctaatttcttctttaTCATATTCGGGACATTTGGAATAAACTTTCATATTTCTATTACCCCCAACTATATGTAGTTCGTGTCGATAAATTTCTCCATTTGTTATTTTACCGTAAAAAATACAACCAACAATATTTGGATTTTTAGGATCCGAACATGTTACATAATTCCAAACAATATCTTTTTTAGTGGATGAAATTGTTATATTTGACATAGTTAAGGATTAAGAGTCAAGACCGTTGCAATTAATAATAAACAAtcaataagtaaaaaaaatataaagcaataaaaaataaattatcgaaatataaatatgatttataggaattaattaaattaattacttggaattttttaattttaaatatatatttttatatatttaaatttgatttatatgtattaataaaatttattagattttttactttaaatatattttttatatatataaatttgatttgtatgtattaaaaaaatttattagattttttttattttaaatatattttttaaatctgatttagaattaataaaatttaataaaatttattagattttttaaaatattttttttatatatttaaaatttaaatatttaaatctgatttataattaataaaatttattagattgttttttaaaaataatttttatatatttaaatctgatttatataaattgataaaatttatttgattttttaattttcaatttt
This region of Zingiber officinale cultivar Zhangliang chromosome 9A, Zo_v1.1, whole genome shotgun sequence genomic DNA includes:
- the LOC122019830 gene encoding nuclear transport factor 2A-like isoform X6, producing the protein MDTYAIFKDYRLLFDVFGRAFAEHYYRTFESNPQALVGLYLDYSMLTFEGEKIQGAAAIVSKLTSHPFQQCAHAISTVDCQPSGFSGGVLVVVNGFLLLGGEQHPRMFSQPRGGNVLKVRYLSLLCLQFECLVSLVVLRDMKEIGALLNRSGFGSQRS
- the LOC122019830 gene encoding nuclear transport factor 2A-like isoform X10, with protein sequence MDTYAIFKDYRLLFDVFGRAFAEHYYRTFESNPQALVGLYLDYSMLTFEGEKIQGAAAIVSKLTSHPFQQCAHAISTVDCQPSGFSGGVLVVVNGFLLLGGEQHPRMFSQELGCPDELYPPTI
- the LOC122019830 gene encoding nuclear transport factor 2A-like isoform X11, coding for MDTYAIFKDYRLLFDVFGRAFAEHYYRTFESNPQALVGLYLDYSMLTFEGEKIQGAAAIVSKLTSHPFQQCAHAISTVDCQPSGFSGGVLVVVNGFLLLGGEQHPRMFSQICDFRSGFGSQRS
- the LOC122019830 gene encoding nuclear transport factor 2A-like isoform X4, which codes for MDTYAIFKDYRLLFDVFGRAFAEHYYRTFESNPQALVGLYLDYSMLTFEGEKIQGAAAIVSKLTSHPFQQCAHAISTVDCQPSGFSGGVLVVVNGFLLLGGEQHPRMFSQDYSLLSSRPLGDQQVISEPNCFKRINHRPKHKRSPDRASTHLSSRGNSRTERRRLRYFLR
- the LOC122019830 gene encoding nuclear transport factor 2B-like isoform X3; its protein translation is MDTYAIFKDYRLLFDVFGRAFAEHYYRTFESNPQALVGLYLDYSMLTFEGEKIQGAAAIVSKLTSHPFQQCAHAISTVDCQPSGFSGGVLVVVNGFLLLGGEQHPRMFSQDTHVILYMSLLDLGLISTWILCLICHVRSKTFQLVPTPQGSFCVLNDMFRLNGWITAGPPV
- the LOC122019830 gene encoding nuclear transport factor 2B-like isoform X5 encodes the protein MDTYAIFKDYRLLFDVFGRAFAEHYYRTFESNPQALVGLYLDYSMLTFEGEKIQGAAAIVSKLTSHPFQQCAHAISTVDCQPSGFSGGVLVVVNGFLLLGGEQHPRMFSQGLLEPWSLTHSYDHSILHAVKTFQLVPTPQGSFCVLNDMFRLNGWITAGPPV
- the LOC122019830 gene encoding nuclear transport factor 2A-like isoform X2 produces the protein MDTYAIFKDYRLLFDVFGRAFAEHYYRTFESNPQALVGLYLDYSMLTFEGEKIQGAAAIVSKLTSHPFQQCAHAISTVDCQPSGFSGGVLVVVNGFLLLGGEQHPRMFSQMMMLLLKKTRFEIESHMHFQQPRCLCYITPTRFNWFRHLRGAFVCSMTCSVSTAGLQQGHLFDQLDLCLT
- the LOC122019830 gene encoding nuclear transport factor 2B-like isoform X8, encoding MDTYAIFKDYRLLFDVFGRAFAEHYYRTFESNPQALVGLYLDYSMLTFEGEKIQGAAAIVSKLTSHPFQQCAHAISTVDCQPSGFSGGVLVVVNGFLLLGGEQHPRMFSQTFQLVPTPQGSFCVLNDMFRLNGWITAGPPV
- the LOC122019830 gene encoding nuclear transport factor 2A-like isoform X12, whose product is MDTYAIFKDYRLLFDVFGRAFAEHYYRTFESNPQALVGLYLDYSMLTFEGEKIQGAAAIVSKLTSHPFQQCAHAISTVDCQPSGFSGGVLVVVNGFLLLGGEQHPRMFSQGYTSPSNRPPGD
- the LOC122019830 gene encoding nuclear transport factor 2B-like isoform X14 → MDTYAIFKDYRLLFDVFGRAFAEHYYRTFESNPQALVGLYLDYSMLTFEGEKIQGAAAIVSKLTSHPFQQCAHAISTVDCQPSGFSGGVLVVVNGFLLLGGEQHPRMFSQIMIC
- the LOC122019830 gene encoding nuclear transport factor 2B-like isoform X9, with amino-acid sequence MDTYAIFKDYRLLFDVFGRAFAEHYYRTFESNPQALVGLYLDYSMLTFEGEKIQGAAAIVSKLTSHPFQQCAHAISTVDCQPSGFSGGVLVVVNGFLLLGGEQHPRMFSQERIWKSKKLRYKQ
- the LOC122019830 gene encoding nuclear transport factor 2A-like isoform X13 — translated: MDTYAIFKDYRLLFDVFGRAFAEHYYRTFESNPQALVGLYLDYSMLTFEGEKIQGAAAIVSKLTSHPFQQCAHAISTVDCQPSGFSGGVLVVVNGFLLLGGEQHPRMFSQVEAKVNKQG
- the LOC122019830 gene encoding nuclear transport factor 2A-like isoform X1, producing MDTYAIFKDYRLLFDVFGRAFAEHYYRTFESNPQALVGLYLDYSMLTFEGEKIQGAAAIVSKLTSHPFQQCAHAISTVDCQPSGFSGGVLVVVNGFLLLGGEQHPRMFSQPRGGNVLKVRYLSLLCLQFECLVSLVVLRDMKEIGALLNRRFNWFRHLRGAFVCSMTCSVSTAGLQQGHLFDQLDLCLT